The sequence GGTTGTCCCAGCGATCGCGTGAAAAGTGGCAATTTTGGGGCGTGTTTGATGGCGCAACCGGAAACCGTCGCCACAGTTGTGGAAGCGATGCAAAATGCGGTTGAGATTCCAGTTACAGTAAAACATCGCATTGGTATTGATGAGCGCGATCGCTATGAAGACATGAGTGAGTTTGTGAGGGTGGTTTCTGAGGCGGGCTGTCAACGATTTACCGTTCATGCGCGAAAAGCCTGGTTACAAGGGTTAAGTCCGAAAGAAAATCGCAATGTTCCCCCTTTACGTTATGAGGATGTTTATCGTCTTAAACAAGAGTTTCCACAGCTTTTTATTGAAATTAATGGTGGGATTAAAACCCTTCCTGAAATTAAAGAACATTTGAATCATCTGGATGCAGTGATGATCGGTCGGGCTGCCTATGATAATCCTTATTTATTCGCAACCGTGGATCAAGAAATTTATGGACAAGATGATCCACCTCCGACGATGAAGGAAGTTGTAGAAGCGATGCTTCCTTACCTTGATTATTGGGTCAATCGGGGTCTAAAACTTAATAGTATGACTCGTCATTTAATTCATATCTTTAATGGACAACCGGGTGCAAAAGCATGGCGGAGATCTTTAACGGAAAAAGGATGTGAAGAGAATGCGGGTGCAGAAGTTGTGGAAGAAGCATTAAAATTAGTCCAACATGGGGTCTAAACCTCTGCGAGGTGTCCATTGGATTGCCCCATTTTTTCCAGTAAAGTAGAAATCAATTCCTTCTTTTGTTATCTCTTGTTTTAAGTCATCAGGGATTTGATTGGCGATCGCGATCGCGCTTTTTAGATTTAATTGTTGAAACCAGCTTCGGTTAATCTCGTTACCTTCCCATAGTAAAACATCTGTTTTCCGAATCTCAGAACTGACTGTAGGAAGTCGATTTTCTGGACGTTGTAAAAATCCCCATTGTTGTTCCCCGAATATCAGGGTGAGTAACCCAGGATTGGGTTGTTTAATATTGAGACGCTGCTGATCCACTAAAGTATTATTAACACCGATTCCTTGCTTCAAGGTTGTTTTTAAGTCTGAGATGTTTTGAATTTCATTTTCGAGAATACGTGAATAAAATAGACGGTTGAGAGTAACAAGATTGTTGAGAGCACTCCATTGATTGTTAGGACTGAGTGCGATCGCGCTGTTAATGGTTTGAATCCCTTGTTCTTGTAAAAAGGGAAGTAAAGTATAGCGAATGGTGTTTTCATTACCACAGTTAATTAAACTAACATGACCCCGATTTTGAATTAAGATCACTGCGGGTTCATCAGTGGAAAAAATAGTAATTTGCTGTAACGCTAATTTTTGATAAGTAATGGGAAGAATAATCAGCGCGATCGCGCCAATAGTGACCAGTTTCCACAGTGGTTTCCCTTGAGGAAATTGCCACACAAAAATCATTAAACCATAAACAGCAATTAACTGCCATAAATCAATTTTTCCAAATAATAAGTAACTGCCAGGGAGTTGATTAAACCAAGAGACTAAACCAATTAAAATGTG comes from Halothece sp. PCC 7418 and encodes:
- the dusA gene encoding tRNA dihydrouridine(20/20a) synthase DusA, with product MQSHLLTTSVTVKPNQNDNHGASGNPLSVAPMMDRTDRHFRYLMRQITRKTLLYTEMVTIPAILNGDRAKLLGFSPEEHPLALQLGGDDPEKAAECARMAADYGYDEINLNVGCPSDRVKSGNFGACLMAQPETVATVVEAMQNAVEIPVTVKHRIGIDERDRYEDMSEFVRVVSEAGCQRFTVHARKAWLQGLSPKENRNVPPLRYEDVYRLKQEFPQLFIEINGGIKTLPEIKEHLNHLDAVMIGRAAYDNPYLFATVDQEIYGQDDPPPTMKEVVEAMLPYLDYWVNRGLKLNSMTRHLIHIFNGQPGAKAWRRSLTEKGCEENAGAEVVEEALKLVQHGV